Proteins found in one Cetobacterium somerae genomic segment:
- a CDS encoding Fic family protein: MSWWKNYKEDFILMLEYIESIKKRSDLTPFFKDYRTETMIRMVFESNTIENEGLDLTGTKRLFSEIFQPSFIKFESSKPTYKKDIDMTKSIIEDIKKLTENLDITDFNDNKLVIYKDKKKEFITTLNHLTLISAIDIIFRESENKAIDYNNLFNSENLKDFHNILSKGLDNNNNGLPGEYRVDGACIDMDTIFLQPSLISEAVEKSIRDLLVKLKSGSNIYLETMLFVAKFIKIHPFGDCNGRLSRIILNLSFLYSDVPFYLILRSNSRDKKKYIEAMKEFYQKKKISKFISVVSRAFLKQIEEINDNLELAGKDIIEPLELSKEFKEKIEKELSLY, translated from the coding sequence ATGTCTTGGTGGAAAAATTATAAAGAGGATTTTATACTGATGTTAGAATATATTGAATCTATAAAAAAAAGAAGTGATTTGACTCCTTTCTTTAAGGATTATAGAACAGAAACTATGATAAGAATGGTTTTTGAAAGCAATACCATTGAAAATGAAGGGTTAGATCTAACTGGTACAAAAAGATTATTCTCTGAAATATTTCAACCATCTTTCATAAAATTTGAAAGTAGTAAACCAACTTATAAAAAAGATATTGATATGACTAAATCTATAATAGAAGATATAAAGAAGTTAACAGAAAATTTAGATATAACAGATTTTAATGATAATAAATTAGTAATATATAAAGATAAGAAAAAAGAGTTTATAACTACTTTAAATCACCTAACTTTAATTTCTGCTATAGATATTATCTTTAGAGAAAGTGAGAATAAAGCAATAGACTATAATAATCTATTTAATTCAGAAAATTTAAAAGACTTTCATAATATATTAAGCAAAGGATTAGATAACAATAATAATGGACTTCCTGGAGAATATAGAGTTGATGGAGCTTGTATAGATATGGATACAATATTTTTACAACCCTCTTTAATTTCAGAAGCAGTAGAAAAATCAATAAGAGATCTTTTGGTTAAATTAAAAAGTGGAAGTAATATCTATTTAGAAACAATGCTATTTGTTGCTAAATTTATTAAAATTCATCCTTTTGGTGACTGTAATGGAAGATTATCTCGAATAATTTTAAATTTATCTTTCTTATATAGTGATGTTCCATTTTACTTAATACTTAGAAGTAACTCTAGAGATAAGAAAAAATATATTGAGGCTATGAAAGAGTTTTATCAAAAAAAGAAAATTTCAAAATTTATATCTGTTGTTTCTAGAGCATTTCTAAAACAAATAGAGGAAATCAATGATAATTTAGAACTAGCAGGAAAAGATATAATAGAACCTTTAGAATTATCTAAAGAGTTTAAAGAAAAGATAGAAAAAGAGCTGAGTTTGTATTGA
- a CDS encoding sulfatase-like hydrolase/transferase — translation MLGKKSNVIFVIADDLGYWALGSYGNKDAITPNLDKLAHDGKKFENFFCASPVCSPARASIFTGRIPSQHGILDWLDEWENGTTTEEYLKGQNTFVDILSKNNYTCCMSGKWHMGAAEKPQSGFKYWYSHQKGGGPYYNAPMYKDGELIYEEEYITDKITDYALEFLEKHSNDENPFFLSLNYTAPHSPWNSKNHPKELLDLYEGCEFLSCPRDPYHPWKIVETFEGNEEERKDVLKGYFAALTSMDFNIGRVLKLLEDKKILEDTLIIFTSDNGMNMGHHGIFGKGNGTSPLNMYDTSVKIPFIMYKKGEFIPEVVDKLLSHYDIRHTILEYLKLNDYLDVGVKYPGKSFKSILENKSNEEKGHIVVYDEYGPTRMIRNDKFKYIHRYPDGPYEFYDLQKDPDEKINNIDGEEYLDTIKEMRYELLSWYSQHVNPEIDGAMLPVYGGGQKKLAGKWGKYDQNAFGRYSSKYIFTSDGELREKVKEIEIENKIQ, via the coding sequence ATGCTAGGGAAGAAAAGTAATGTTATTTTTGTTATAGCAGATGACTTAGGATATTGGGCTTTGGGAAGTTATGGAAATAAAGATGCAATAACTCCGAATTTAGATAAGTTGGCTCATGATGGAAAGAAATTTGAAAATTTTTTCTGTGCATCTCCAGTTTGTTCACCTGCAAGAGCGTCTATTTTCACAGGGAGAATACCATCTCAGCATGGAATACTAGATTGGTTAGATGAATGGGAGAATGGAACAACAACAGAGGAGTATTTAAAAGGTCAAAATACATTTGTAGATATTTTATCTAAAAATAATTATACTTGTTGTATGAGTGGGAAATGGCATATGGGAGCCGCAGAAAAACCTCAAAGTGGGTTTAAGTATTGGTATTCTCATCAAAAAGGAGGAGGACCGTATTACAATGCTCCAATGTATAAAGATGGAGAGTTAATTTATGAAGAGGAGTATATAACTGATAAAATAACAGATTACGCACTTGAATTTTTAGAAAAACATTCGAACGATGAGAATCCATTTTTTTTAAGTTTGAATTATACTGCTCCTCATTCACCATGGAATTCTAAAAATCATCCAAAAGAGTTGTTAGATTTATATGAAGGCTGTGAATTTTTATCCTGTCCAAGAGATCCTTATCATCCTTGGAAAATAGTTGAAACATTTGAAGGAAATGAAGAAGAAAGAAAAGATGTTTTAAAAGGGTATTTTGCAGCATTAACCTCTATGGATTTTAATATAGGTAGAGTCTTGAAGCTTTTAGAAGATAAAAAAATATTGGAGGATACTTTGATAATTTTTACAAGTGATAACGGAATGAATATGGGACATCATGGAATCTTTGGGAAAGGAAATGGAACAAGTCCACTAAATATGTATGATACATCGGTAAAAATTCCATTTATAATGTATAAAAAAGGAGAGTTTATTCCAGAAGTTGTAGATAAGTTATTAAGTCACTATGATATAAGGCATACAATTTTAGAATATCTAAAATTAAATGATTATTTAGATGTTGGTGTAAAATATCCAGGAAAAAGTTTTAAAAGTATTTTAGAAAATAAAAGCAACGAAGAAAAAGGGCATATTGTGGTTTATGATGAATATGGTCCAACACGAATGATAAGAAATGATAAATTTAAATATATACACAGATATCCTGATGGACCGTATGAATTTTATGACCTACAAAAAGATCCTGACGAAAAAATAAACAACATAGACGGCGAAGAATATTTGGATACTATAAAAGAGATGAGATATGAATTATTAAGTTGGTATTCTCAACATGTAAATCCAGAAATAGATGGAGCTATGTTACCGGTATATGGTGGTGGTCAAAAAAAACTTGCAGGTAAATGGGGAAAGTATGATCAAAATGCTTTTGGAAGATATAGCTCTAAATATATTTTTACAAGTGATGGAGAATTAAGAGAAAAAGTAAAAGAAATTGAAATAGAAAACAAGATACAATAG
- the treC gene encoding alpha,alpha-phosphotrehalase produces MFKDKVVYQIYPKSFKDSNNDGIGDLKGIIEKLDYLKYLGVDYLWITPFFISPQKDNGYDVEDYYNIDPTYGTMDDFDMLIKESKKRGIELMLDMVFNHTSTEHEWFKKALAGEKKYQDYYIFKKSKNPEIPPTNWESKFGGNAWKYSKEVGMHYLHLFDETQADLNWENPEVRDEMKKIVKFWMNKGVKGFRFDVVNLISKPYIYEDDNWGDGRRFYTDGPKIHEYLKELNIDSFGDDKDIITVGEMSSTTLENCVKYAGENENELSMVFNFHHLKIDYKNKDKWSLQAPDFEELKSILNEWQLGMQNNQAWTALFWCNHDQPRVVSRLGDDKQNWNKSAKMLATLTHCLRGTPYIYQGEEIGMTNSYFEDIETFKDVESHNYYRILKEKGLTEDEALKVIQARSRDNGRTPVQWDDTINAGFSEVNPWIKVIKNYKNINVKSQIDDKNSILNYYKELIQIRKKYRVISHGDFKPLLLEEKNVYVYKRIFKNENIIVITNFGEEKTINLSNENINEYKCLLSNTEFINNNGTLNLKPYDAFILYKKN; encoded by the coding sequence ATGTTTAAAGATAAAGTTGTATACCAAATATATCCTAAATCATTTAAAGACAGTAATAATGATGGAATTGGAGATTTAAAAGGAATTATTGAAAAATTAGACTATTTAAAATACTTAGGGGTAGATTATTTATGGATAACACCATTTTTTATCTCTCCACAAAAAGATAATGGATATGATGTTGAAGATTACTACAATATTGACCCTACTTATGGTACTATGGATGACTTTGATATGTTAATTAAAGAATCTAAAAAAAGAGGAATAGAATTAATGTTAGATATGGTTTTTAACCATACTTCAACAGAGCATGAGTGGTTTAAAAAAGCTTTAGCAGGAGAAAAAAAATACCAAGATTATTATATTTTTAAAAAGAGTAAAAATCCAGAAATCCCTCCTACTAATTGGGAGTCAAAATTTGGTGGAAACGCTTGGAAGTACTCTAAAGAAGTTGGAATGCACTATCTCCATTTATTTGATGAAACTCAAGCAGATCTTAACTGGGAAAATCCTGAAGTTAGAGATGAAATGAAAAAAATAGTTAAATTTTGGATGAATAAAGGTGTTAAAGGATTTAGATTTGATGTTGTTAATCTTATTTCTAAACCATATATATACGAAGATGATAATTGGGGAGATGGAAGAAGATTCTATACTGATGGTCCTAAAATACATGAATATTTAAAAGAATTAAATATTGACTCTTTTGGTGATGATAAAGATATTATAACTGTAGGAGAAATGTCTTCTACAACTCTTGAAAACTGTGTTAAATACGCTGGTGAAAATGAAAATGAACTTTCTATGGTATTTAATTTTCATCATTTAAAAATAGATTATAAAAATAAAGATAAATGGAGTTTACAAGCTCCAGATTTTGAAGAGTTAAAATCAATTTTAAATGAATGGCAATTGGGAATGCAAAATAATCAAGCTTGGACAGCACTTTTCTGGTGTAATCATGATCAACCTAGAGTTGTTTCTAGATTAGGAGATGACAAACAAAATTGGAATAAATCAGCTAAAATGTTAGCAACATTAACTCATTGTCTGAGAGGAACTCCTTATATCTATCAAGGGGAGGAGATTGGAATGACCAACTCTTACTTTGAAGATATTGAAACCTTTAAAGATGTTGAGTCTCATAACTACTATAGAATTTTAAAAGAAAAAGGACTAACAGAAGATGAGGCCCTAAAGGTAATCCAAGCTCGTTCTAGAGATAACGGAAGAACTCCAGTTCAGTGGGACGATACTATAAACGCTGGTTTTAGTGAAGTTAATCCTTGGATTAAGGTTATCAAGAATTACAAAAATATTAATGTTAAATCCCAAATAGATGATAAAAATAGTATTTTAAATTATTATAAAGAACTTATACAAATTAGAAAAAAATATAGAGTCATCTCTCATGGTGATTTCAAGCCTCTTTTACTAGAAGAGAAAAATGTATATGTTTACAAAAGAATTTTTAAAAATGAAAATATCATTGTTATTACAAACTTTGGTGAGGAAAAAACTATTAATTTATCTAATGAAAATATTAATGAATACAAGTGTCTTCTTTCAAATACTGAATTTATCAACAATAATGGAACTCTAAATTTAAAGCCTTATGATGCTTTTATATTGTATAAAAAAAATTAA
- a CDS encoding sodium:solute symporter family protein translates to MTNFNWFLDGGLVGFYILLSLIVGIFIKKYVRNVNDFLVAGRSVDLHVGMASLAATEFGIITCMAASQLGYRYGFAGATVGIIMTIVMFIVGKTGFCIEPLRKAGVVTIPEFFEKKFGSRVRWASGVVIVLGGLLNMGVFLRTGGEFLVYVAGLNPKYLEITMTVLLIIVALYTILGGMLSVLVTDYMQFLLMSIGLILTTFTVFIKVGWNKLFDTVITQYGAGGINPFVHPKLGWQYVLYTTLVLTATVLTWQTMVSRVLSAKDEKVAKKMYTKTSIFYIVRSLIPVLWGVTALVLVKLDAVGGNPLYAMPKMLSVLLPSGIIGLLVAAMLAADMSTDSSYLLGWASVIYNDILVIFHKNSWSEKRAIFINRILIGIIGVFLLLYGLWYPLKSDLWIYMTLTATIYSVSVSTLLIAACYWEKANDWGAFATIIIGALIPGGFLVAQQIPTLSPITDAIGPYYSGIASFVFAWIAMVAGSLLKIAIKEKDGILEEEIA, encoded by the coding sequence ATGACAAATTTTAATTGGTTTCTTGATGGAGGATTAGTTGGATTTTATATTCTACTAAGTTTAATTGTGGGAATTTTTATCAAAAAATATGTTAGAAATGTCAATGATTTCTTAGTTGCAGGAAGAAGTGTTGATTTGCATGTGGGGATGGCATCATTAGCAGCAACAGAATTTGGAATAATAACATGTATGGCGGCAAGTCAGTTAGGATATAGATATGGATTTGCTGGAGCAACTGTGGGAATAATAATGACAATAGTTATGTTTATCGTGGGAAAAACAGGATTTTGTATTGAACCGTTAAGAAAAGCTGGTGTTGTGACAATTCCAGAATTTTTTGAAAAAAAGTTTGGGAGTAGAGTTAGATGGGCTTCTGGAGTTGTAATTGTTTTAGGTGGTCTATTAAATATGGGAGTCTTTTTAAGAACTGGAGGAGAATTTTTAGTTTATGTAGCAGGGTTAAATCCAAAATATTTAGAAATAACAATGACAGTTTTATTAATAATTGTAGCGTTATATACAATATTGGGTGGAATGTTATCGGTATTAGTAACAGATTATATGCAATTTTTATTGATGAGTATTGGACTTATATTAACTACATTTACAGTATTTATAAAAGTTGGATGGAATAAATTATTTGATACAGTTATAACACAATATGGAGCAGGAGGAATAAATCCGTTTGTACATCCTAAATTAGGGTGGCAATATGTTTTATATACAACACTAGTGTTAACGGCAACAGTTTTAACTTGGCAAACAATGGTTTCTAGAGTTCTATCAGCAAAAGATGAAAAAGTCGCTAAAAAAATGTATACTAAAACAAGTATATTTTATATTGTAAGATCACTAATTCCAGTACTTTGGGGCGTTACAGCATTAGTTTTAGTGAAGTTAGATGCAGTAGGTGGAAATCCATTATATGCAATGCCAAAAATGTTATCAGTTTTATTACCTAGTGGAATAATAGGACTTTTAGTAGCGGCAATGCTTGCAGCTGACATGTCTACAGATTCTTCATATCTTTTAGGATGGGCAAGTGTAATTTATAATGATATTTTAGTAATATTTCATAAAAACTCTTGGTCAGAGAAAAGGGCTATATTTATAAATAGAATTTTAATAGGAATAATAGGTGTATTTCTGTTACTGTATGGATTATGGTATCCATTAAAGTCAGACTTATGGATTTATATGACGTTAACAGCAACAATTTATTCTGTAAGTGTGTCAACACTTTTAATAGCAGCTTGTTATTGGGAAAAAGCTAATGATTGGGGAGCTTTTGCAACAATAATAATTGGTGCTTTAATTCCAGGTGGTTTTTTAGTAGCACAGCAAATTCCAACTCTTAGTCCAATAACAGATGCAATAGGGCCATATTATTCAGGGATAGCATCGTTTGTTTTTGCTTGGATTGCGATGGTTGCCGGTTCTCTTTTAAAAATAGCAATTAAAGAAAAGGATGGAATTTTAGAGGAGGAGATAGCATGA
- a CDS encoding BglG family transcription antiterminator, producing the protein MSLKLDVSDRSIRYDLETINEYLEKNSLSIINKLSKGSLEFQKTSLMELLKVFNNTNSFSKSEYREELILIKIVFEEEINISDLCEDFDLSRSSIKMTLKNSEDILSNYNLKLVLNPQKGLRLVGEEESIRKIQLKLLNQFKYNSEIIDFKLEFFRKSLNKYFKNININQVKVFINYLINSLNKVISDEAYNILINYTFVIINRLKYKNCLNACKNENFFLNTLEYRLVSKAVSLIEVSENISLNRYELIKFTDYLLGSHSYSTSFSIYENWIEIEILVKKIIRYFSEAIEIDLNSDNILLEGLINHIKPTIYRAKNNIELENSIVNEFLKVDRVIFEKTKLALSYLEDFLNKVISDNEIAFIGVHFKSAIDRNKSIKKELKNLLIVCGLGFGTSKLIAQQIKNRYDVNIIGTIPLNQLDKYLENKNIDIIITNINNIDIKYFKFPVIVVNTLLNGEDFLNLDKLDFPKYEKKITLSNLMKIIKEETEIKNEKILINKLKNEYDDLIIDDLKESYKPLSSFLLKESIFLDCNVYTWEEAIKASGGLLEKNNCILSSYTEDMIEAIKINGSYIVMDNLVALPHAKNKNNVLKTGMSLTICSSPVEFPGKVFAKYILAFCSYDGKEHLDALVQFVELLKKYEFDKILSTTQSQKKIIDTIKKYEFLSNFGKK; encoded by the coding sequence TTGAGTTTAAAATTAGATGTTAGTGATCGAAGTATCCGTTATGATTTAGAGACAATAAATGAATATTTAGAAAAAAATAGTTTATCAATCATTAATAAATTGAGCAAAGGTAGTTTAGAATTTCAAAAAACTTCTTTAATGGAATTATTAAAAGTATTTAACAACACAAACTCTTTTTCTAAAAGTGAATATCGAGAGGAACTAATTCTTATTAAAATAGTTTTTGAAGAAGAGATTAATATATCTGATTTATGTGAAGATTTTGATTTGAGTCGTTCTAGTATAAAAATGACTTTAAAAAATAGTGAGGATATATTATCGAATTATAATTTAAAATTAGTTTTAAATCCTCAAAAAGGTTTGAGATTAGTTGGAGAAGAAGAATCTATTAGAAAGATACAATTGAAGTTGTTAAATCAATTTAAATATAACTCTGAAATAATAGATTTTAAATTAGAATTTTTTAGAAAAAGCTTAAATAAATACTTTAAAAATATAAATATTAATCAAGTTAAAGTGTTTATTAATTATTTAATCAACTCTCTTAATAAAGTGATTTCTGATGAAGCATACAATATTTTAATTAACTACACATTTGTAATTATTAATAGATTAAAATATAAAAACTGTTTAAATGCTTGTAAAAATGAAAATTTTTTTTTGAATACACTAGAGTATCGTCTTGTAAGTAAAGCAGTATCGTTAATTGAAGTTTCGGAAAATATTAGTTTAAATAGATATGAGCTTATTAAATTTACAGATTATCTTTTAGGAAGTCATAGTTACTCAACAAGTTTTTCGATATATGAAAACTGGATAGAAATAGAGATTTTAGTAAAAAAGATAATCAGATATTTTTCTGAGGCGATAGAAATTGATTTAAATAGTGACAATATATTATTAGAAGGGCTTATTAATCATATAAAACCAACTATTTATAGAGCAAAAAATAATATTGAACTAGAAAATTCGATAGTTAATGAATTTTTAAAAGTTGATAGAGTTATTTTTGAAAAAACTAAACTAGCATTATCTTATCTTGAAGATTTTTTAAATAAGGTTATTTCCGATAATGAAATTGCATTTATAGGTGTTCATTTTAAATCAGCTATAGATAGAAATAAGTCTATAAAAAAAGAATTGAAGAATCTTTTAATAGTTTGCGGATTGGGATTTGGAACATCTAAATTAATTGCTCAACAAATAAAAAATAGATATGATGTCAATATAATTGGAACGATTCCATTGAATCAATTAGATAAATATTTGGAAAATAAAAATATAGATATCATTATTACAAATATAAACAATATAGATATAAAATATTTTAAATTCCCAGTTATTGTAGTAAATACTTTATTAAATGGAGAGGATTTTTTAAATCTTGATAAGTTAGATTTTCCAAAATATGAGAAAAAAATAACTCTAAGTAATCTTATGAAAATTATAAAAGAGGAAACAGAGATTAAAAATGAAAAAATTCTTATTAATAAATTAAAAAATGAGTATGATGATTTGATAATTGATGATTTAAAAGAAAGTTATAAGCCGTTATCCTCATTTTTATTAAAAGAGAGTATTTTCTTAGACTGCAATGTGTATACATGGGAAGAGGCAATTAAAGCTTCTGGAGGATTATTAGAGAAAAATAATTGTATTTTGTCATCATATACAGAGGACATGATAGAAGCTATAAAAATTAATGGTTCCTACATAGTAATGGATAATTTAGTGGCCTTACCTCATGCTAAAAATAAAAATAATGTATTGAAAACAGGGATGTCATTAACTATATGCTCATCACCTGTTGAATTTCCTGGAAAAGTATTTGCGAAATATATACTAGCTTTTTGTTCATATGATGGAAAAGAGCATCTAGATGCTTTAGTGCAATTTGTAGAGTTATTAAAAAAATATGAATTTGATAAAATTTTATCAACTACACAATCTCAAAAGAAAATAATAGATACAATTAAAAAGTATGAGTTTCTAAGTAATTTTGGTAAGAAGTAG
- a CDS encoding fructose-specific PTS transporter subunit EIIC produces MNFKNLVNENLVLLNLDLKDKKDIIKVLVDKLYDNGRITSKEIFYKTVIERELSSPTGLEEGLAIPHGKDECVKEASIAIARLKNPISTWESVDEDNEVNLVFLIAIPKKEEGSSHIEILSKLTTSFMKEGFIQDLQNSQTTKELLNIVYSIEEEKNENTNENRYFKDKPLVLAVTACPTGIAHTYLAAEALEKAAKELQINICVEKQGARGIEGRHSEELIIKADVIIFATDVSVKEKERFIGKKYIQTRVAAPLKKGKETILEALNNPDGIIEANQIKSENNTDDKNENSNKLFSLQEIKRACLTGISYMLPLVVAGAVIMGLSRIGASFFEIGNIWDGSYAQSSEPLVRLLHTLDKLGGKTLSLMLPFIGGYVAFAIGDKVAIAPGFVGGLLAADSNSGFLGALVAGILAGYSTKIIIKKVKLPVFASGVTSIFIAPICAVLITGLSIIYVIGDPVATLNKSLEIWLMGMNGSNRLILAAIIGGMMGADLGGPINKAALTTALALVASGITVPNTAAMIGIVVPPLGLGFATILSKKKYSLALQEAGKSAILMGLVGVTEGAIPFAIESPIKVISSTILGSALAASLAVYLGANNPLPISGFYGWFAVQNWPIYILSIFIGSLFIAIMNISLRKEEKKENV; encoded by the coding sequence ATGAATTTTAAAAATTTAGTAAACGAAAATTTAGTTCTTTTAAATCTTGATTTAAAAGATAAAAAAGATATCATTAAAGTTTTAGTTGATAAACTTTATGATAACGGAAGAATTACTTCTAAAGAGATTTTTTATAAAACAGTTATAGAAAGGGAACTATCATCACCTACAGGATTAGAAGAAGGATTAGCCATTCCTCACGGAAAAGATGAATGTGTAAAAGAGGCATCTATTGCCATTGCTAGATTGAAAAATCCTATTTCCACTTGGGAATCAGTTGATGAAGATAATGAAGTTAATTTAGTTTTTTTAATTGCAATTCCTAAAAAAGAAGAGGGATCAAGTCATATTGAAATTTTAAGTAAACTTACAACTTCTTTTATGAAAGAAGGGTTTATACAAGATTTACAAAATTCTCAAACTACTAAAGAACTTTTAAATATAGTTTATTCTATTGAGGAGGAAAAAAACGAAAATACTAATGAAAATAGATATTTTAAAGATAAACCATTGGTTTTAGCTGTTACTGCATGTCCTACTGGAATTGCTCACACTTACTTAGCTGCTGAGGCATTAGAAAAAGCTGCAAAAGAGTTACAAATAAATATTTGTGTAGAAAAACAAGGAGCTCGTGGAATTGAGGGAAGACATTCTGAAGAGCTTATAATAAAAGCTGATGTCATTATATTCGCAACTGACGTTTCTGTTAAAGAAAAAGAAAGATTTATTGGAAAAAAATATATACAAACAAGAGTTGCTGCACCACTAAAAAAAGGTAAAGAAACTATATTAGAAGCTCTAAATAATCCTGATGGAATTATTGAAGCTAATCAAATAAAATCTGAAAATAATACTGATGATAAAAATGAAAATTCTAATAAACTGTTTAGCCTTCAAGAAATTAAAAGAGCTTGTTTAACAGGGATTTCTTATATGCTTCCTTTAGTTGTTGCTGGAGCTGTTATTATGGGATTATCCAGAATTGGAGCTTCTTTCTTTGAAATTGGAAATATTTGGGATGGTTCTTATGCTCAATCTAGTGAACCATTAGTTAGATTACTTCATACTTTAGATAAACTTGGCGGAAAAACTTTAAGTTTAATGTTACCTTTTATCGGTGGATATGTAGCCTTTGCTATTGGTGATAAAGTTGCTATAGCTCCTGGATTTGTTGGAGGATTACTCGCTGCAGACTCTAACTCAGGATTTTTAGGAGCTCTTGTCGCAGGTATTTTAGCTGGTTATTCTACAAAAATAATAATAAAAAAAGTAAAATTACCGGTATTCGCTTCAGGTGTTACATCTATATTTATAGCACCTATCTGTGCAGTTTTGATAACTGGATTAAGTATTATCTATGTAATTGGAGATCCTGTTGCAACTTTAAATAAATCCCTTGAAATTTGGTTAATGGGAATGAATGGTTCTAATAGACTAATTTTAGCTGCAATTATCGGTGGAATGATGGGAGCTGATTTAGGAGGACCTATTAACAAAGCTGCTCTTACAACAGCCCTAGCTTTAGTAGCTTCGGGAATAACTGTTCCAAATACTGCTGCAATGATAGGAATTGTTGTTCCTCCTTTAGGATTAGGATTTGCAACTATTTTATCTAAAAAGAAATATAGTTTAGCTTTACAAGAAGCTGGAAAATCAGCTATTTTAATGGGATTAGTTGGTGTTACAGAGGGGGCAATTCCATTTGCCATTGAATCTCCAATAAAAGTTATTTCATCAACTATTTTAGGCTCTGCTTTAGCTGCTTCTTTAGCTGTTTACCTAGGTGCAAACAATCCTCTTCCAATATCTGGATTTTATGGATGGTTTGCAGTTCAAAATTGGCCAATTTACATCTTATCAATATTTATAGGTTCATTATTTATAGCAATAATGAATATTTCTTTAAGAAAAGAGGAGAAAAAAGAGAATGTTTAA